Proteins encoded within one genomic window of Fibrobacter sp. UWB16:
- a CDS encoding GH36-type glycosyl hydrolase domain-containing protein, with translation MATKTVKKSAAKKAPAKKTAKVAAPKYGYFDDAAKEYVLTTPATPIKWCNYVGTLNFGGIVDTTGGTLVCKGDPALNRITKYIAQMPCSDFKASTIYIRIKDGKSYKIFSPFYVPTLVKLDKWECHVGLSYMRWIAEVYGLRVQVTIFVPTGSNTLLQDIQVTNIAGGSKEVDIIPVYEFSHFEAEKQLTNADWVPQTMTLKGHWEKDGHVVLEQYAYMKRDYAVNYVTADCKVGSFDGDRRVFLGQNEMGSWANPLSLQNKELANSECDRGDNIAALMIHAGKIAAKKTFRTCTQLGQEQSLKVAAKAIKKYRDLKNVDKAFEELAKFWENYLSTIQVKTPDASFNTMVNVHNPRQCHTTKNWSRYLSLYQLGYGTSRGIGYRDSTQDLMGVMSHMPEEALVLTKNLISVQRPEGNAMHQYAPLALAEDTGNEANAGDSREKAGVLDANGNPAYADWYGDDHLWIVLTVATYLKETGKMDLLNEEIPFYVAGKKHAERPKGTVLEHLKRALKFTREHLGQHNLPLLGFADWNDCMNLPLGAESTFNTALYAKALLEMMGIEEALGDKEAVEMYKGWYEDVKKAFNDSAWDGKWWTRWFDKDGNGYGVSSAKYGKIYCNGQSWPVIAGIAFGDRAVQGMDSLNKLLNTKYGVKSSTPGYRGFEPAVGGISTYPPGAKENGGIFLHTNPWVMIAETILGRGDNAFQYYNQINPASKNGILDVFESEPYCYPQNILGDEHKQFGMGRNAWLSGTSTWTYQAATQFILGIRASFNGLVVDPCIPSAWAGFEATRKFRGATYQITVKNPDHVCKGVAKMVVDGQEIDSNVAPIFTKGVHKVEVTLG, from the coding sequence ATGGCTACAAAAACAGTGAAGAAGAGCGCTGCAAAGAAGGCCCCGGCAAAGAAGACCGCTAAGGTCGCTGCCCCGAAGTATGGCTACTTTGATGACGCTGCAAAAGAATACGTGCTCACCACCCCGGCAACCCCGATCAAGTGGTGCAACTACGTCGGTACACTCAACTTCGGCGGTATCGTCGATACGACCGGCGGCACTCTCGTTTGCAAAGGCGACCCGGCTCTCAACCGTATCACCAAGTACATTGCACAGATGCCGTGCTCTGACTTCAAGGCCAGCACTATCTACATCCGTATCAAGGATGGCAAGAGCTACAAGATTTTCTCCCCGTTCTACGTTCCGACTCTCGTCAAGCTCGACAAGTGGGAATGCCACGTGGGTCTTTCCTACATGCGCTGGATTGCCGAAGTTTACGGCCTCCGCGTTCAGGTGACGATTTTTGTCCCGACGGGCTCCAACACTCTCCTCCAGGACATCCAGGTGACGAACATCGCCGGTGGTTCTAAGGAAGTGGACATCATCCCGGTTTATGAATTCAGCCACTTCGAAGCTGAAAAGCAGCTCACGAACGCCGACTGGGTTCCGCAGACCATGACCCTCAAGGGCCACTGGGAAAAGGACGGCCACGTTGTTTTGGAACAGTACGCTTACATGAAGCGTGACTACGCCGTGAACTACGTTACTGCTGACTGCAAGGTTGGTTCCTTCGATGGTGACCGCCGCGTATTCCTCGGCCAGAACGAAATGGGTTCCTGGGCAAATCCGCTCAGCCTCCAGAACAAGGAACTTGCTAACAGCGAATGCGACCGTGGCGACAACATTGCCGCTCTCATGATCCACGCTGGCAAGATCGCTGCCAAGAAGACTTTCCGTACCTGCACCCAGCTCGGTCAGGAACAGAGCCTCAAGGTTGCAGCCAAGGCTATCAAGAAGTACCGCGATCTCAAGAACGTGGACAAGGCTTTCGAAGAACTCGCAAAGTTCTGGGAAAACTACCTCTCCACGATCCAGGTCAAGACCCCGGATGCATCTTTTAACACGATGGTGAATGTGCACAACCCGCGTCAGTGCCACACCACCAAGAACTGGAGCCGCTACTTGTCCCTCTATCAGTTGGGCTACGGCACCAGCCGCGGTATCGGTTACCGTGACTCTACTCAGGACCTCATGGGCGTCATGAGCCACATGCCTGAAGAAGCTCTCGTTCTCACCAAGAACCTCATCTCCGTGCAGCGTCCGGAAGGTAACGCTATGCACCAGTACGCTCCGCTCGCCCTTGCTGAAGACACGGGTAACGAAGCTAACGCCGGTGACTCCCGCGAAAAGGCTGGCGTTCTCGACGCTAACGGCAATCCGGCATACGCTGACTGGTACGGCGATGACCACCTCTGGATCGTCCTCACTGTCGCTACCTACCTCAAGGAAACCGGCAAGATGGACCTCCTCAACGAAGAAATTCCGTTCTACGTTGCAGGCAAGAAGCATGCTGAACGTCCGAAGGGCACTGTTCTCGAACACTTGAAGCGCGCTCTCAAGTTCACTCGCGAACACCTCGGTCAGCACAACCTCCCGCTCCTCGGCTTTGCCGACTGGAACGACTGCATGAACCTCCCGCTCGGTGCAGAATCTACGTTCAACACTGCTTTGTACGCTAAGGCATTGCTCGAAATGATGGGCATTGAAGAAGCTCTCGGCGACAAGGAAGCCGTTGAAATGTACAAGGGCTGGTACGAAGATGTCAAGAAGGCATTCAACGACAGCGCTTGGGACGGCAAGTGGTGGACTCGTTGGTTCGACAAGGACGGCAACGGCTACGGTGTTTCCTCTGCCAAGTACGGCAAGATTTACTGCAACGGCCAGTCCTGGCCGGTCATCGCTGGCATCGCTTTCGGCGACCGCGCAGTGCAGGGCATGGACAGCTTGAACAAGCTTCTCAACACCAAGTACGGTGTGAAGAGCTCTACTCCGGGTTACCGTGGCTTTGAACCGGCTGTCGGTGGCATCTCCACCTATCCTCCTGGAGCAAAGGAAAACGGCGGTATCTTCCTCCACACGAACCCGTGGGTGATGATTGCCGAAACGATCCTCGGCCGTGGCGACAACGCATTCCAGTATTATAACCAGATCAACCCGGCTTCCAAGAATGGCATCCTTGACGTGTTCGAATCTGAACCGTACTGCTATCCGCAGAACATCCTCGGTGACGAACACAAGCAGTTCGGTATGGGCCGTAACGCATGGCTCTCCGGTACTTCTACTTGGACTTACCAGGCAGCAACGCAGTTCATCCTCGGTATCCGCGCAAGCTTCAACGGTCTCGTTGTCGATCCTTGCATCCCGAGCGCATGGGCTGGCTTCGAAGCTACCCGTAAGTTCCGCGGTGCTACTTACCAGATCACGGTGAAGAACCCGGATCACGTCTGCAAGGGCGTTGCAAAGATGGTTGTTGACGGTCAGGAAATCGATTCCAACGTCGCTCCGATCTTTACGAAGGGTGTGCACAAGGTCGAAGTCACTTTGGGTTAA
- the thiS gene encoding sulfur carrier protein ThiS has translation MNSNPVKINGENVAAAGMTIAEYLASANYDTKRIAVERNLEIVPKSKYAEVVLEAGDVVEVVNFVGGG, from the coding sequence TTGAACTCAAATCCAGTCAAAATCAACGGTGAAAACGTCGCGGCAGCAGGCATGACCATTGCCGAATATTTGGCGTCCGCAAATTACGATACAAAACGCATCGCCGTTGAGCGCAATTTGGAAATCGTCCCCAAATCAAAGTATGCTGAGGTCGTCCTCGAAGCGGGGGATGTCGTCGAAGTTGTGAACTTTGTTGGAGGCGGGTGA
- the mnmG gene encoding tRNA uridine-5-carboxymethylaminomethyl(34) synthesis enzyme MnmG, with protein MIIAEFDVVVVGGGHAGIEATHAAWKIGVKTAMLTMDLNAIGRMSCNPAVGGVAKGQIVRDIDALGGLMGLLTDKAGIQFRMLNMSKGPAVWGPRAQCDMKYYSEVARETMESLPGLTLIQGELASFERMNDGRLELTLLNGDRYITRAIVVTSGTFLASKMFTGLETSIGGRVGEPSADKLSECLAKNGIRLRRLKTGTPSRLDPDSIDFNECDVQHGDEHPWPMSDRHFDGATPDKFWGDQINKFIRNDCVCWITRTNIKTHDILRSGFKDSPMFSGRIHGKGPRYCPSIEDKINRFGDRDGHQLFLEPEQADIGRVYINGFSSSLPADIQLAAIHTIPGLTRAKVLQIGYAVEYDSVDATQLYPTFECKNVPGLYFAGQVCGTSGYEEAAGQGLMAGINAALKVKGEEPFILGRSESYLGVMVDDLVNILLDEPYRMFTSRAEYRLFLRSDNAEMRLKEKARKIGMISDRDWEDWTRRRDLMASLKTQFTETSATPEEANTILEAGGQALASERTRWINVLRRPGIDPETFFKVAAPDAKITRRDQWYMYAEELYAGFFDRQEREIDDQKKMEKVKLSPDFDYMSITAISIESRQRLNAHKPLTLGQASRVPGVRPADITVLAHWIESRT; from the coding sequence ATGATTATCGCAGAATTTGATGTTGTCGTCGTCGGTGGCGGTCACGCCGGTATTGAAGCCACGCATGCCGCATGGAAGATTGGTGTCAAAACCGCCATGCTCACGATGGATTTGAACGCAATTGGTAGAATGTCGTGCAACCCTGCTGTGGGTGGCGTTGCTAAAGGTCAAATTGTTCGCGATATCGATGCTCTCGGTGGTCTCATGGGGCTTTTGACTGACAAGGCGGGCATCCAGTTCCGCATGCTCAACATGAGCAAGGGCCCCGCTGTCTGGGGACCGCGTGCGCAATGCGATATGAAGTATTACAGCGAAGTTGCCCGCGAGACAATGGAAAGCTTGCCGGGACTCACGCTGATTCAAGGCGAACTTGCATCGTTTGAACGCATGAACGACGGCCGCTTGGAACTCACGCTTTTAAACGGCGACCGCTATATCACTCGTGCGATTGTGGTGACGAGCGGAACGTTCCTTGCCTCCAAGATGTTCACCGGGCTTGAAACGAGCATCGGTGGGCGAGTGGGAGAACCGAGTGCAGACAAACTTTCGGAATGCCTTGCGAAAAACGGCATCCGCTTGCGCCGCCTTAAAACAGGTACGCCAAGCCGTTTGGATCCAGATTCTATCGACTTTAACGAATGCGACGTGCAGCACGGCGACGAGCACCCGTGGCCGATGAGCGACCGCCATTTTGACGGTGCAACTCCCGACAAGTTCTGGGGTGACCAAATTAACAAGTTTATACGCAACGATTGCGTCTGCTGGATTACGCGCACAAACATCAAGACGCATGATATTCTGCGCAGTGGCTTTAAGGATAGCCCGATGTTCAGCGGCCGTATCCACGGCAAGGGCCCGCGCTACTGCCCGAGTATCGAAGATAAAATCAACCGTTTCGGCGACCGCGACGGGCACCAGCTGTTCCTCGAACCGGAACAGGCTGACATCGGACGTGTGTACATCAACGGTTTCAGTTCGAGCTTGCCGGCAGACATCCAGCTTGCTGCCATCCACACGATTCCGGGCCTTACCCGCGCGAAAGTGCTCCAAATCGGTTACGCTGTGGAATACGATTCCGTTGATGCCACGCAACTTTACCCGACGTTCGAATGCAAGAATGTTCCTGGACTCTATTTTGCAGGTCAGGTCTGCGGCACAAGCGGTTACGAAGAAGCCGCCGGTCAGGGCCTTATGGCTGGTATCAACGCTGCACTCAAGGTCAAGGGCGAGGAACCGTTCATTCTCGGGCGCTCCGAAAGCTATCTCGGCGTGATGGTCGATGACCTCGTGAACATTTTGCTCGATGAACCGTATCGCATGTTTACGAGCCGTGCGGAATACCGTCTGTTCCTCCGCAGCGACAATGCCGAAATGCGCCTCAAGGAAAAAGCCCGCAAGATTGGAATGATCAGCGACCGCGATTGGGAAGACTGGACTCGCCGCCGCGACCTCATGGCAAGTCTCAAGACGCAATTTACGGAAACATCTGCAACGCCGGAAGAAGCAAATACGATTCTTGAAGCGGGCGGTCAGGCTCTCGCCTCCGAACGTACCCGCTGGATCAACGTGCTCCGCCGTCCGGGAATCGACCCCGAAACCTTCTTCAAGGTGGCTGCACCGGATGCAAAAATCACGCGCCGTGACCAGTGGTACATGTACGCCGAAGAACTCTATGCCGGTTTCTTCGATCGCCAGGAACGCGAAATTGACGACCAGAAGAAGATGGAAAAGGTCAAGCTCTCGCCGGACTTCGATTACATGTCCATTACGGCCATCAGCATCGAAAGCCGCCAGCGCCTCAACGCCCACAAACCGCTAACGCTTGGGCAAGCTAGCCGCGTGCCTGGTGTGCGCCCCGCCGACATCACAGTCCTCGCGCATTGGATTGAATCTAGAACCTAG
- a CDS encoding proline--tRNA ligase — translation MKLSKYFYVTLRETPSDATMPSHIFLMRGGYIKPVSTGIYSMMPIGYRVIQKIVNIIREEMNKIGGIEVDLPVVQTAELWSESGRYQAIGEELLRFKDRNNHNMVLAMTHEEAMTDLVRYVLNSYKQLPVMLYQFKTKYRDEARARGGLIRVREFLMKDAYSFHTSQEDLDRHYQEEYDAYLRIYRRVGIEPVVVQSDTGIMGGKVAHEFMLDTPNGEDYLILCKKCGYQANREIAKFQRVPFKGDENAALEKVATPNSESIDELTKFLNVPAESTAKCVFFDFEGKLITVVVPGNLDVSEIKLHNLLKAKELYPAEDSLIKSCGMVPGFASPINAHDTRIIVDEAIADSFDLVTGANEEGYHFKHCNPKRDFPKFEVADIAEASEVCKCPCCGELLTETRGIEMGNIFKLGTKFSESMGAKFLTAEKTTAPAIMGCYGIGVGRLMASVVENSHDDFGPIWPKSIAPFQVEIVPIGKEAELMELAEKFEKELEAAGIDVLVDDRDERPGVKFKDADLWGSPVRIAIGKKGLANGEVEWKFRNEKQFTMVKVEDVIAKAKEYFAE, via the coding sequence ATGAAACTCTCCAAGTACTTTTACGTCACGCTCCGCGAAACGCCGAGCGATGCCACCATGCCCTCCCACATCTTCCTCATGCGCGGCGGCTATATCAAGCCTGTTTCTACCGGTATCTATTCCATGATGCCGATCGGTTACCGCGTCATCCAGAAGATCGTAAACATCATCCGCGAAGAAATGAACAAGATTGGCGGTATCGAAGTGGATCTCCCGGTGGTGCAGACCGCTGAACTCTGGAGCGAATCGGGCCGTTACCAGGCTATTGGCGAAGAACTCCTCCGCTTCAAGGATCGCAACAACCACAACATGGTGCTCGCCATGACGCACGAAGAAGCCATGACCGACCTCGTGCGCTACGTGCTCAACAGCTACAAGCAGCTGCCGGTGATGCTCTACCAGTTCAAGACCAAGTACCGTGACGAAGCCCGTGCCCGTGGCGGTCTTATCCGCGTCCGCGAATTCTTGATGAAGGATGCTTACAGTTTCCACACCAGCCAGGAAGACCTCGACCGTCACTACCAGGAAGAATACGACGCCTACCTCCGCATCTACCGTCGCGTGGGCATTGAACCGGTGGTGGTGCAGAGCGATACGGGTATCATGGGCGGCAAGGTCGCTCACGAATTCATGCTGGATACTCCGAACGGCGAAGACTACTTGATCCTTTGCAAGAAGTGCGGCTACCAGGCCAATCGCGAAATCGCCAAGTTCCAGCGTGTGCCGTTCAAGGGCGACGAAAATGCAGCTCTCGAAAAGGTCGCTACGCCGAACAGCGAAAGCATCGACGAACTCACCAAGTTCCTGAACGTGCCTGCCGAATCGACCGCCAAGTGCGTGTTCTTCGACTTCGAAGGCAAGCTCATCACGGTTGTGGTTCCGGGCAACCTCGATGTTTCCGAAATCAAGCTCCACAACCTCTTGAAGGCCAAGGAACTCTATCCGGCTGAAGACAGCCTCATCAAATCTTGCGGCATGGTTCCGGGCTTTGCTTCCCCGATTAACGCTCACGACACGCGCATCATTGTCGATGAAGCTATCGCTGATTCCTTCGACCTCGTCACCGGCGCAAACGAAGAAGGCTATCACTTCAAGCATTGCAACCCGAAGCGCGACTTCCCGAAGTTCGAAGTGGCGGACATCGCAGAAGCTTCCGAAGTTTGCAAGTGCCCCTGCTGCGGCGAACTCCTCACCGAAACTCGCGGCATCGAAATGGGCAACATCTTCAAGCTCGGCACCAAGTTCTCAGAATCCATGGGCGCCAAGTTCCTCACCGCCGAAAAGACGACCGCTCCGGCCATCATGGGCTGCTACGGCATTGGCGTGGGTCGCTTGATGGCATCCGTCGTGGAAAACAGCCACGATGACTTCGGACCGATCTGGCCCAAGTCCATCGCTCCGTTCCAGGTGGAAATCGTCCCCATCGGCAAGGAAGCCGAACTCATGGAACTCGCTGAAAAGTTCGAAAAGGAACTTGAAGCCGCCGGCATCGACGTGCTCGTGGACGACCGCGACGAACGTCCGGGCGTGAAGTTCAAGGACGCCGACCTCTGGGGTTCTCCGGTGCGCATCGCCATCGGCAAGAAGGGCCTCGCAAACGGCGAAGTCGAATGGAAGTTCCGCAACGAAAAGCAGTTCACCATGGTCAAGGTCGAAGACGTCATCGCCAAGGCCAAGGAATACTTCGCAGAATAA
- the thiF gene encoding thiamine biosynthesis protein ThiF: MTCNKIPSREEFRRALVQKQGEQIVQKLEQTTVAICGVGGLGSNVAINLARAGIKKLILVDFDRIDVTNLQRQQYKASQVGEPKAFALVENLKEIAPYTEFEAYDEKITEENIDKFVTNADVVCEAFDNPETKSMLVNAVLEKYPQKYLVAASGMAGTDDANSIKTRKISKHFYLCGDGKSDVTQGLALLAPRVQICAAHEALTIIRIIAGLEV, from the coding sequence ATGACCTGCAATAAAATCCCGAGCAGGGAAGAGTTCCGACGCGCACTCGTACAAAAGCAGGGCGAACAAATCGTTCAGAAACTTGAACAGACCACAGTTGCAATTTGTGGCGTTGGTGGACTAGGCTCTAACGTCGCCATCAATCTCGCTCGCGCAGGCATCAAGAAGCTCATTCTCGTGGATTTTGACCGTATTGACGTGACGAACTTGCAACGCCAGCAGTACAAGGCATCTCAGGTTGGAGAGCCTAAAGCGTTTGCGCTCGTCGAAAATTTGAAAGAAATAGCACCGTACACAGAGTTTGAAGCATACGACGAAAAAATCACGGAAGAAAACATCGACAAGTTCGTGACTAACGCCGATGTTGTATGCGAAGCATTTGATAATCCCGAAACAAAGTCGATGCTTGTAAACGCTGTGCTTGAAAAGTATCCGCAAAAATATCTCGTTGCCGCCTCTGGAATGGCAGGCACGGACGATGCGAATTCCATCAAGACACGTAAGATTTCAAAACATTTTTACCTCTGTGGCGATGGCAAGAGCGACGTGACTCAAGGACTTGCGCTCCTAGCTCCACGCGTGCAGATTTGCGCAGCGCATGAGGCGCTCACGATTATCCGGATTATTGCCGGTCTAGAAGTTTAA
- a CDS encoding DUF2914 domain-containing protein yields MEFLDRLREKAAVQKLEKFIPAVAFLGGFSWDSMTIGSKVYGSDLIFLSFYYLLALVSIFFIASKSVVKDENQIDVESSFFSRVLNHEWDSSWIDRLTWAVQFCFGNLYSALVICYFKSSGSIAAFIIVLILVALLVGNEFLKKKYEKFGVSLAFFCLLGTMFFNFLIPHLVHGMGAFWFFLSTFVSAAICYLLWFKSERHKRVLIAPVAISVLLSIAYIVNWIPPVPLVLKQQIVCKNFDNETYSCDADRLNFWQRNGFSQATIHKDEGDEIYFMSSVYGPAELKAPVEFRWYYKEPSTGKFKLTDKISSSRMVIRGGRDAGYRSYSKKKNIPTGDYRVETAYKDGAVIGSTSFKVLEGMPKKGFVRDSLR; encoded by the coding sequence ATGGAATTTTTAGACAGATTGCGGGAAAAAGCCGCAGTTCAAAAACTTGAAAAGTTTATCCCGGCTGTAGCATTTTTGGGTGGATTTAGCTGGGACTCGATGACTATCGGGAGTAAGGTCTATGGGAGCGATTTGATTTTCTTGTCGTTCTATTATTTGCTTGCTTTAGTTTCGATATTTTTTATTGCCTCAAAAAGTGTTGTCAAAGATGAAAATCAAATTGATGTAGAATCATCTTTTTTTAGCAGAGTCTTGAATCACGAATGGGATTCGTCTTGGATTGATCGATTGACCTGGGCTGTGCAATTTTGCTTTGGTAACCTTTATAGTGCGCTTGTCATTTGCTATTTCAAAAGCTCCGGTTCTATTGCAGCGTTTATCATCGTATTAATCCTAGTTGCGCTCCTAGTTGGAAATGAATTCTTGAAAAAGAAATATGAAAAATTTGGCGTAAGCCTTGCGTTCTTTTGCCTGCTTGGAACGATGTTCTTTAATTTTTTAATTCCGCATTTGGTTCATGGGATGGGGGCTTTCTGGTTCTTTTTAAGTACGTTTGTTTCTGCTGCAATCTGTTATTTACTTTGGTTTAAATCGGAACGCCATAAGCGAGTCTTGATTGCTCCTGTCGCTATAAGCGTCTTGCTTTCTATTGCCTATATCGTCAATTGGATTCCGCCTGTTCCGCTAGTTCTGAAACAGCAAATTGTCTGCAAGAACTTTGATAACGAAACATACTCGTGTGATGCTGATCGGCTCAATTTTTGGCAACGGAATGGCTTTAGTCAGGCGACTATCCATAAAGATGAAGGGGACGAAATTTATTTTATGTCGTCGGTCTATGGCCCGGCAGAGCTCAAGGCCCCTGTTGAATTCCGATGGTACTACAAAGAACCTTCTACGGGAAAATTTAAGTTGACGGATAAGATTTCGTCGAGTCGAATGGTCATTCGTGGAGGGCGAGATGCTGGGTATCGCAGCTATTCCAAAAAGAAAAATATCCCAACAGGGGATTATCGTGTAGAAACAGCATATAAAGATGGGGCTGTTATCGGTTCGACTTCATTTAAAGTGCTTGAAGGAATGCCTAAAAAAGGTTTTGTCCGTGATTCCCTACGCTAA
- a CDS encoding FKBP-type peptidyl-prolyl cis-trans isomerase N-terminal domain-containing protein has translation MKLKKIALGAAALALVACGEAQKPIAKVAAVTPNSTDDEKFAYMLGAQFGLQNFTNLPWQTGHGIDEDVTVQGFRDALANLNDSTAKLQLPQDSIAAVSRRVQQSMRERYFKTQPDTAVVKGMNDEQIRAYVDSLRKALPVEAAPAVKNEKVMLQANASEQQKFSYVVGAQFGNQFFSIGRQFQTQFDAEYFVLGLRDAGKKHRDSTVTLVLSDDSLKAVGDRFTEKLKTIREEMNKKQQEEEEKLKAEVASLRGDTLANGMPAKMNFKVKASGVTVKGEDLSAYAGKPLLMFYFSATCGHCAHAAPQILEIAKEFAPKGLTTVAIASGGNNKPGIRRFIDDAKFDETISVMWDESRQFGELYSDGYVPKVYLVNPDGSYKQYAAFEREKDDLKKEIAELLQGKNVEWKIEVKKPAADSAKVEPKQEVKKDAKAKAKK, from the coding sequence ATGAAACTGAAAAAGATTGCTCTTGGTGCAGCCGCTCTTGCTTTGGTTGCATGCGGTGAAGCCCAGAAACCGATTGCTAAGGTTGCTGCTGTTACGCCGAACTCTACAGATGACGAAAAGTTTGCCTACATGCTTGGTGCTCAGTTCGGTCTTCAGAATTTTACGAATCTTCCGTGGCAGACGGGTCATGGCATTGATGAAGATGTTACGGTTCAGGGTTTCCGCGATGCTTTGGCAAACTTGAACGATTCTACGGCTAAGCTCCAGCTTCCGCAGGATTCCATTGCTGCTGTTAGCAGACGTGTTCAGCAATCTATGCGTGAACGTTATTTCAAAACCCAGCCGGATACCGCTGTTGTTAAGGGTATGAACGACGAGCAAATCCGTGCTTATGTGGATTCTCTCCGCAAGGCTTTGCCGGTTGAAGCCGCTCCGGCAGTCAAGAACGAAAAGGTCATGCTCCAGGCAAATGCTTCTGAACAGCAGAAGTTCTCCTATGTTGTCGGTGCTCAGTTCGGTAACCAGTTCTTTAGCATTGGCCGCCAGTTCCAGACTCAATTTGATGCGGAATATTTTGTTCTCGGTCTTCGCGATGCTGGCAAGAAGCATCGTGATTCGACGGTAACGTTGGTTCTCTCGGATGATTCTCTTAAGGCTGTGGGTGATCGCTTTACAGAAAAATTGAAGACAATCCGTGAAGAAATGAATAAGAAGCAGCAGGAAGAAGAAGAAAAGCTCAAAGCAGAAGTCGCATCTCTCCGTGGTGACACGCTTGCCAATGGTATGCCGGCCAAGATGAATTTCAAGGTGAAGGCTTCTGGCGTTACGGTCAAGGGCGAAGACTTGAGTGCTTATGCAGGTAAGCCGCTCCTCATGTTCTACTTCTCCGCTACTTGTGGTCACTGCGCACACGCCGCTCCGCAGATTCTCGAAATTGCAAAGGAATTTGCTCCGAAGGGTCTTACCACAGTTGCTATCGCTAGCGGTGGAAACAATAAGCCGGGTATTCGTCGCTTTATCGACGATGCCAAGTTTGACGAAACGATCAGCGTTATGTGGGATGAATCCCGCCAGTTCGGTGAACTTTATAGCGATGGCTACGTTCCAAAGGTCTATCTCGTGAACCCGGATGGCTCGTACAAGCAGTACGCTGCATTCGAACGCGAAAAGGATGACTTGAAGAAGGAAATTGCTGAACTTCTCCAAGGCAAGAACGTCGAATGGAAGATCGAAGTCAAGAAGCCGGCTGCTGATTCTGCAAAGGTCGAACCGAAGCAGGAAGTAAAGAAAGACGCTAAGGCAAAGGCCAAGAAGTAA
- a CDS encoding PAS domain-containing protein — MMNSIDWSVGWCYVCTVLLLLLIVTILLLLDYWKRQKLYTLFAGNLGEFIVVLSDKFEFISSLPQFMSDPLFDNLSKDRLFRDILPPKDWARLKLYFDDIDKHPEMPFMFSYKRDDGTTLWFEMRCQHQRLSMDESRYICLIKNISNTVENQHRLDEAETKLKSLLRNTGDFLWKFDFESRQLFLLTPMMDDDYRDVPRSGGVVDIESLMPEDDFKLLERVMNECMMKAGGEAAYDDKGHLLDEQSQLNRLANENARFGTLKIRCWNSEKNLVWYDFRGHLAPDDEDRIVMMGSARRVETSPEIPFLMKSGVEESLINSLFNFPNIGIFWVDRNFTILGCNNAFATDSGFAKTDEVVNQSLKDVISVKYLPYYDSMIRDVFDNGSPKSWKGKFDDSNLICTINVVPMLKSLLKSGYTVSRVLCVYMRISG, encoded by the coding sequence ATGATGAACTCGATTGACTGGTCTGTGGGTTGGTGCTATGTCTGCACCGTACTCTTGCTATTATTAATTGTCACCATTTTGCTGTTGCTCGACTACTGGAAAAGGCAAAAGCTTTATACGCTTTTCGCGGGCAACCTCGGTGAGTTCATCGTCGTACTTTCCGACAAGTTTGAATTTATCAGTTCTCTGCCGCAGTTCATGTCGGACCCGCTCTTTGACAACTTGAGCAAGGACCGCTTGTTCCGAGACATTCTTCCGCCAAAGGACTGGGCTCGCCTTAAGCTTTACTTCGATGACATTGACAAGCACCCTGAAATGCCGTTTATGTTCTCGTACAAGCGCGATGATGGTACTACGCTCTGGTTTGAAATGCGATGCCAGCACCAGCGTCTTTCGATGGACGAATCTCGTTATATCTGCTTGATTAAGAATATTTCGAACACCGTCGAAAACCAGCACCGCCTAGACGAAGCCGAAACAAAGCTCAAGTCCTTGCTCCGCAATACCGGCGATTTCCTGTGGAAATTCGATTTCGAAAGCCGACAGCTCTTTTTGCTCACACCGATGATGGACGATGACTACCGCGACGTTCCTCGCTCTGGCGGCGTTGTCGATATCGAATCGCTCATGCCAGAAGACGATTTCAAGTTGCTTGAACGCGTGATGAACGAATGCATGATGAAGGCCGGTGGCGAAGCCGCTTATGATGACAAAGGGCACTTGCTCGATGAACAAAGCCAGCTCAACCGCCTCGCCAATGAAAACGCCCGCTTCGGCACGCTCAAGATTCGTTGCTGGAACAGTGAAAAGAACCTCGTGTGGTACGACTTCCGTGGCCACCTCGCCCCCGATGATGAAGACCGCATTGTGATGATGGGGTCTGCCCGCCGTGTTGAAACATCCCCAGAAATTCCGTTCCTCATGAAAAGCGGCGTCGAGGAATCTTTGATAAATTCACTTTTCAACTTCCCAAACATCGGTATTTTCTGGGTCGACCGCAACTTCACCATTCTCGGCTGCAACAACGCGTTCGCCACAGATTCTGGCTTTGCCAAAACGGACGAAGTCGTCAATCAATCTTTGAAAGACGTCATCTCCGTCAAGTACCTTCCCTATTACGATTCCATGATCAGGGACGTATTCGATAACGGCTCGCCCAAAAGCTGGAAGGGTAAATTTGATGATAGCAATCTAATTTGTACCATCAACGTGGTTCCCATGCTTAAATCGCTTCTCAAATCCGGTTATACCGTAAGTCGTGTACTTTGCGTTTATATGCGAATTTCAGGATAA